A window from Schistosoma mansoni, WGS project CABG00000000 data, chromosome 7 unplaced supercontig 0100, strain Puerto Rico, whole genome shotgun sequence encodes these proteins:
- a CDS encoding rna recognition motif (rrm) domain containing protein, putative → MSTFSGESQDDQSSTRHRSPIKRRSRSRSPNVSRVRSKRIVIANIPYDLNWQKLKELFREQIGFTGFLQLFKKNGKPNGMGLMEFKTLEGAQKAIETMHRFEVGDRKLVVRQETARDAARLASMEVDGGLLSDSTNPNESVNMAATGPVFTPQMLGQVGIDGPVTDSVYVSNLDYSVTWQKLKDVFKSAGKILSAVIKTDSEGNSRGVGILKFSNAYEAVQAVNMFNNQILKDRPMRVKIDRQGTPAPVNILYPPSQRTGSSGILGSTSSMIPSNPILNDQQQSSNIIAALVTLLGLKTNADSNPQSGIIDVLRNLASNANPSGGLNTLGTTGSSNNSSNFTSQSLSSIPDASPGSGINRSYSGQLPQDGLQQLISAAVAGGMSQTQITSVLSTLGLFQNSHSDHQSGQLNASNIIGRDGGGGCGDRSVDRSHFDNGYVGRSKYEISGNYRVDSRSSRQDSYNMGGSLMKPSGSPNLSGRGSYSRSSDRGRDENGPQHNNDRRQIPEKVVVKNLPFSFDSHDVKRIFREVGDLNTCNLVTDAQGHSQGIAFLTYADIDGIYRAIDAFDGKMFEGRRLRVHAE, encoded by the exons ATGAGTACTTTTTCAGGTGAAAG TCAAGACGACCAAAGTTCTACGAGGCATCGTTCACCTATCAAAAGGAGATCAAGAAGTCGTTCTCCTAATGTGAGTCGAGTGAGATCAAAACGCATAGTCATTGCAAACATCCCATATGATTTAAATTGGCAAAAGCTGAAGGAGTTGTTTAGAGAACAAA TCGGGTTCACTGGATTTCTAcagttgtttaaaaaaaatggaAAACCAAACGGAATGGG TTTGATGGAGTTCAAGACACTCGAAGGAGCACAAAAGGCTATTGAGACAATGCATCGGTTTGAAGTTGGAGACAGAAAGTTGGTTGTTCGGCAAGAGACTGCTCGTGATGCTGCTCGCTTAGCATCAATGGAAGTTGACGGAGGGCTTCTAAGTGATTCTACAAATCCTAACGAGTCTGTAAATATGGCAGCAACAGGACCTGTTTTTACTCCTCAAATGTTAGGTCAGGTCGGCATAGACGGGCCAGTCACTGATTCTGTGTACGTCAGTAAT CTTGACTATAGTGTAACATGGCAGAAGCTTAAGGATGTCTTCAAATCGGCTGGGAAAATTCTCAGCGCGGTTATAAAAACAGACTCAGAAGGGAATTCTCGTGGTGTTGGCATATTAAAATTTTCGAATGCTTATGAAGCAGTCCAAGCAGTCAATATGTTTAACAACCAG ATATTAAAAGATAGACCAATGCGTGTGAAGATTGATCGTCAGGGTACTCCTGCTCCAGTAAACATACTTTATCCTCCATCACAAAGAACAGGCTCATCTGGAATTCTGGGTTCCACTAGTTCAATGATCCCCTCCAATCCTATTCTGAATGACCAGCAACAGTCTTCAAATATTATTGCTGCTCTTGTGACTTTACTTGGTTTGAAAACAAATGCCGATTCAAATCCTCAGAGTGGCATAATTGACGTTCTTCGTAATTTGGCGTCAAATGCAAATCCTTCTGGGGGTCTGAATACTTTGGGAACTACTGGATCATCTAATAACTCTTCTAACTTTACTAGTCAGTCGTTGTCATCAATCCCAGATGCTTCTCCAG GCTCAGGAATCAATCGATCCTACTCAGGTCAACTCCCTCAAGATGGATTACAACAATTAATTTCAGCAGCTGTTGCTGGTGGAATGTCTCAGACACAAATAACCTCTGTATTGTCGACACTAGGTTTATTTCAG AACTCTCATTCGGATCATCAGTCTGGTCAGTTAAATGCTTCAAATATTATTGGTCGAGATGGTGGTGGTGGGTGTGGTGACCGAAGCGTTGATAGATCACATTTTGACAATGGATATGTTGGTCGTTCAAAGTATGAAATTTCAG GTAATTATCGAGTAGATTCTCGGAGTAGCAGACAAGATTCATATAATATGGGTGGTTCTTTAATGAAACCATCAGGGTCGCCTAATCTTTCAGGCCGTGGAAGTTACTCTAGATCATCTGATCGAGGACGTGATGAAAATGGTCCACAACATAACAATGATCGACGTCAGATACCTGAAAAAGTAGTTGTGAAGAAT CTTCCATTCTCATTTGATTCACATGATGTGAAAAGAATATTTAGAGAAGTTGGAGATTTAAACACTTGTAATCTGGTAACAGACGCTCAAGGCCACTCTCAAGGGATCGCATTTCTCACCTATGCAGATATTGATGGTATTTATCGTGCAATAG
- a CDS encoding rna recognition motif (rrm) domain containing protein, putative: protein MSTFSGERSQDDQSSTRHRSPIKRRSRSRSPNVSRVRSKRIVIANIPYDLNWQKLKELFREQIGFTGFLQLFKKNGKPNGMGLMEFKTLEGAQKAIETMHRFEVGDRKLVVRQETARDAARLASMEVDGGLLSDSTNPNESVNMAATGPVFTPQMLGQVGIDGPVTDSVYVSNLDYSVTWQKLKDVFKSAGKILSAVIKTDSEGNSRGVGILKFSNAYEAVQAVNMFNNQILKDRPMRVKIDRQGTPAPVNILYPPSQRTGSSGILGSTSSMIPSNPILNDQQQSSNIIAALVTLLGLKTNADSNPQSGIIDVLRNLASNANPSGGLNTLGTTGSSNNSSNFTSQSLSSIPDASPGSGINRSYSGQLPQDGLQQLISAAVAGGMSQTQITSVLSTLGLFQNSHSDHQSGQLNASNIIGRDGGGGCGDRSVDRSHFDNGYVGRSKYEISGNYRVDSRSSRQDSYNMGGSLMKPSGSPNLSGRGSYSRSSDRGRDENGPQHNNDRRQIPEKVVVKNVRFSFSLIL from the exons ATGAGTACTTTTTCAGGTGAAAG AAGTCAAGACGACCAAAGTTCTACGAGGCATCGTTCACCTATCAAAAGGAGATCAAGAAGTCGTTCTCCTAATGTGAGTCGAGTGAGATCAAAACGCATAGTCATTGCAAACATCCCATATGATTTAAATTGGCAAAAGCTGAAGGAGTTGTTTAGAGAACAAA TCGGGTTCACTGGATTTCTAcagttgtttaaaaaaaatggaAAACCAAACGGAATGGG TTTGATGGAGTTCAAGACACTCGAAGGAGCACAAAAGGCTATTGAGACAATGCATCGGTTTGAAGTTGGAGACAGAAAGTTGGTTGTTCGGCAAGAGACTGCTCGTGATGCTGCTCGCTTAGCATCAATGGAAGTTGACGGAGGGCTTCTAAGTGATTCTACAAATCCTAACGAGTCTGTAAATATGGCAGCAACAGGACCTGTTTTTACTCCTCAAATGTTAGGTCAGGTCGGCATAGACGGGCCAGTCACTGATTCTGTGTACGTCAGTAAT CTTGACTATAGTGTAACATGGCAGAAGCTTAAGGATGTCTTCAAATCGGCTGGGAAAATTCTCAGCGCGGTTATAAAAACAGACTCAGAAGGGAATTCTCGTGGTGTTGGCATATTAAAATTTTCGAATGCTTATGAAGCAGTCCAAGCAGTCAATATGTTTAACAACCAG ATATTAAAAGATAGACCAATGCGTGTGAAGATTGATCGTCAGGGTACTCCTGCTCCAGTAAACATACTTTATCCTCCATCACAAAGAACAGGCTCATCTGGAATTCTGGGTTCCACTAGTTCAATGATCCCCTCCAATCCTATTCTGAATGACCAGCAACAGTCTTCAAATATTATTGCTGCTCTTGTGACTTTACTTGGTTTGAAAACAAATGCCGATTCAAATCCTCAGAGTGGCATAATTGACGTTCTTCGTAATTTGGCGTCAAATGCAAATCCTTCTGGGGGTCTGAATACTTTGGGAACTACTGGATCATCTAATAACTCTTCTAACTTTACTAGTCAGTCGTTGTCATCAATCCCAGATGCTTCTCCAG GCTCAGGAATCAATCGATCCTACTCAGGTCAACTCCCTCAAGATGGATTACAACAATTAATTTCAGCAGCTGTTGCTGGTGGAATGTCTCAGACACAAATAACCTCTGTATTGTCGACACTAGGTTTATTTCAG AACTCTCATTCGGATCATCAGTCTGGTCAGTTAAATGCTTCAAATATTATTGGTCGAGATGGTGGTGGTGGGTGTGGTGACCGAAGCGTTGATAGATCACATTTTGACAATGGATATGTTGGTCGTTCAAAGTATGAAATTTCAG GTAATTATCGAGTAGATTCTCGGAGTAGCAGACAAGATTCATATAATATGGGTGGTTCTTTAATGAAACCATCAGGGTCGCCTAATCTTTCAGGCCGTGGAAGTTACTCTAGATCATCTGATCGAGGACGTGATGAAAATGGTCCACAACATAACAATGATCGACGTCAGATACCTGAAAAAGTAGTTGTGAAGAATGTAAGATTTTCTTTTAGTTTAATTTTATGA
- a CDS encoding rna recognition motif (rrm) domain containing protein, putative translates to MSTFSGERSQDDQSSTRHRSPIKRRSRSRSPNVSRVRSKRIVIANIPYDLNWQKLKELFREQIGFTGFLQLFKKNGKPNGMGLMEFKTLEGAQKAIETMHRFEVGDRKLVVRQETARDAARLASMEVDGGLLSDSTNPNESVNMAATGPVFTPQMLGQVGIDGPVTDSVYVSNLDYSVTWQKLKDVFKSAGKILSAVIKTDSEGNSRGVGILKFSNAYEAVQAVNMFNNQILKDRPMRVKIDRQGTPAPVNILYPPSQRTGSSGILGSTSSMIPSNPILNDQQQSSNIIAALVTLLGLKTNADSNPQSGIIDVLRNLASNANPSGGLNTLGTTGSSNNSSNFTSQSLSSIPDASPGSGINRSYSGQLPQDGLQQLISAAVAGGMSQTQITSVLSTLGLFQNSHSDHQSGQLNASNIIGRDGGGGCGDRSVDRSHFDNGYVGRSKYEISGNYRVDSRSSRQDSYNMGGSLMKPSGSPNLSGRGSYSRSSDRGRDENGPQHNNDRRQIPEKVVVKNLPFSFDSHDVKRIFREVGDLNTCNLVTDAQGHSQGIAFLTYADIDGIYRAIDAFDGKMFEGRRLRVHAE, encoded by the exons ATGAGTACTTTTTCAGGTGAAAG AAGTCAAGACGACCAAAGTTCTACGAGGCATCGTTCACCTATCAAAAGGAGATCAAGAAGTCGTTCTCCTAATGTGAGTCGAGTGAGATCAAAACGCATAGTCATTGCAAACATCCCATATGATTTAAATTGGCAAAAGCTGAAGGAGTTGTTTAGAGAACAAA TCGGGTTCACTGGATTTCTAcagttgtttaaaaaaaatggaAAACCAAACGGAATGGG TTTGATGGAGTTCAAGACACTCGAAGGAGCACAAAAGGCTATTGAGACAATGCATCGGTTTGAAGTTGGAGACAGAAAGTTGGTTGTTCGGCAAGAGACTGCTCGTGATGCTGCTCGCTTAGCATCAATGGAAGTTGACGGAGGGCTTCTAAGTGATTCTACAAATCCTAACGAGTCTGTAAATATGGCAGCAACAGGACCTGTTTTTACTCCTCAAATGTTAGGTCAGGTCGGCATAGACGGGCCAGTCACTGATTCTGTGTACGTCAGTAAT CTTGACTATAGTGTAACATGGCAGAAGCTTAAGGATGTCTTCAAATCGGCTGGGAAAATTCTCAGCGCGGTTATAAAAACAGACTCAGAAGGGAATTCTCGTGGTGTTGGCATATTAAAATTTTCGAATGCTTATGAAGCAGTCCAAGCAGTCAATATGTTTAACAACCAG ATATTAAAAGATAGACCAATGCGTGTGAAGATTGATCGTCAGGGTACTCCTGCTCCAGTAAACATACTTTATCCTCCATCACAAAGAACAGGCTCATCTGGAATTCTGGGTTCCACTAGTTCAATGATCCCCTCCAATCCTATTCTGAATGACCAGCAACAGTCTTCAAATATTATTGCTGCTCTTGTGACTTTACTTGGTTTGAAAACAAATGCCGATTCAAATCCTCAGAGTGGCATAATTGACGTTCTTCGTAATTTGGCGTCAAATGCAAATCCTTCTGGGGGTCTGAATACTTTGGGAACTACTGGATCATCTAATAACTCTTCTAACTTTACTAGTCAGTCGTTGTCATCAATCCCAGATGCTTCTCCAG GCTCAGGAATCAATCGATCCTACTCAGGTCAACTCCCTCAAGATGGATTACAACAATTAATTTCAGCAGCTGTTGCTGGTGGAATGTCTCAGACACAAATAACCTCTGTATTGTCGACACTAGGTTTATTTCAG AACTCTCATTCGGATCATCAGTCTGGTCAGTTAAATGCTTCAAATATTATTGGTCGAGATGGTGGTGGTGGGTGTGGTGACCGAAGCGTTGATAGATCACATTTTGACAATGGATATGTTGGTCGTTCAAAGTATGAAATTTCAG GTAATTATCGAGTAGATTCTCGGAGTAGCAGACAAGATTCATATAATATGGGTGGTTCTTTAATGAAACCATCAGGGTCGCCTAATCTTTCAGGCCGTGGAAGTTACTCTAGATCATCTGATCGAGGACGTGATGAAAATGGTCCACAACATAACAATGATCGACGTCAGATACCTGAAAAAGTAGTTGTGAAGAAT CTTCCATTCTCATTTGATTCACATGATGTGAAAAGAATATTTAGAGAAGTTGGAGATTTAAACACTTGTAATCTGGTAACAGACGCTCAAGGCCACTCTCAAGGGATCGCATTTCTCACCTATGCAGATATTGATGGTATTTATCGTGCAATAG